A section of the Methanosarcina mazei S-6 genome encodes:
- a CDS encoding HepT-like ribonuclease domain-containing protein, producing the protein MRSPLLYLSEMLDSSRNIKDFLQGMEKETFLKDEKTRSAVAHQLLILGEASKAIPADIKSRAPNLDWKGMAGMRDRLIHAYFNVDYDLVWDTAKNRVPMVERELEKLIEELSFSN; encoded by the coding sequence ATGAGATCTCCGCTTCTATACCTTTCTGAAATGCTCGATTCTTCCAGAAATATAAAGGATTTCTTGCAAGGTATGGAAAAAGAGACTTTTTTAAAGGACGAGAAAACCAGGAGTGCAGTTGCTCATCAGTTACTGATACTGGGAGAGGCATCGAAAGCCATCCCCGCAGATATAAAGTCACGAGCCCCAAACCTTGATTGGAAAGGTATGGCAGGTATGAGGGATCGCTTGATACACGCCTATTTTAATGTCGATTATGATCTTGTCTGGGATACCGCTAAAAACAGAGTTCCCATGGTTGAGAGAGAGCTTGAAAAACTGATTGAAGAGTTGAGTTTTAGCAATTGA
- a CDS encoding IS1634-like element ISMma3 family transposase: MSEKNSSRRVESSLKRTRFLGHLGLMAGVFRELEVDKLIDEKLPKERDHNVPHSVCILAMVLNGLGFIGQRLYLFPDFFKNISTERLFGDNVTREDLNQYAIGETLDRIVKYGPTKLFTEIALHIMARLPIPVHCLHADTTSVSVYGDYEDEETESIDITFGIPKNGRWDLKQFVLSLIVNQHGIPLFMNTHSGNASDKNTILEAINSLKSVLRPESKVYYVADSSFYTDNNIKNIGTSFWISRVPATITEAKELLAANLNLKTLKSDERYSFYQTFVEYGGVKQKWVLLLSHKMKEKKEQTLRTKLDKEFEKAEKSFKKLKGEDFFCEDDALKAAEKWIQDFPSIVFENVDLKAIKKRESGKRGRPSKDEKLKTYYRIDGSLKTNEAFVLKEMEKMGLFILASNDISISPEDMLKYYKGQDNVEKGFRFLKSDTFSISKVYLKKKSRIEALTMIMVLCLMIYSIAEWKLRTKLEEENETVPDQKGKPTKRPTMRWIFFNFQGITELRIQKQGEIESEILNMEDIHWKILRLMGEKYENIYL, encoded by the coding sequence ATGTCAGAGAAAAACAGTAGTAGAAGAGTTGAATCTTCCTTAAAACGTACAAGGTTCTTAGGTCACCTTGGTCTCATGGCTGGAGTTTTCAGAGAACTTGAAGTTGACAAACTGATCGATGAGAAACTTCCCAAGGAAAGGGATCACAATGTTCCTCACTCAGTTTGCATCCTTGCCATGGTACTCAATGGTCTTGGTTTCATAGGGCAACGTCTGTACCTTTTTCCTGATTTTTTCAAAAACATTTCTACTGAAAGGCTTTTCGGAGACAATGTAACAAGAGAAGACCTGAATCAATATGCTATCGGAGAGACTCTTGATAGAATCGTAAAATATGGCCCTACAAAACTGTTTACGGAAATTGCTCTTCACATTATGGCTCGTCTACCTATTCCTGTTCACTGTTTACACGCTGACACTACAAGTGTCAGCGTTTATGGGGATTATGAAGACGAAGAAACTGAGTCTATTGATATTACTTTTGGAATTCCCAAAAACGGAAGATGGGACCTCAAACAATTTGTACTGAGCTTGATTGTTAATCAGCATGGCATACCTCTTTTCATGAACACCCATTCAGGAAATGCTTCCGACAAAAACACAATTCTGGAAGCTATCAACTCTCTTAAATCAGTTCTAAGGCCTGAAAGCAAAGTGTACTATGTCGCTGATAGTTCCTTTTACACAGACAATAATATCAAGAACATAGGAACGTCATTCTGGATCAGTCGCGTTCCTGCAACAATTACCGAGGCAAAGGAACTGTTAGCTGCAAATCTGAACCTGAAAACGCTAAAAAGCGACGAAAGATACTCATTTTATCAAACCTTTGTGGAATATGGTGGAGTTAAACAAAAGTGGGTTTTGCTGCTTTCTCACAAGATGAAAGAGAAAAAAGAGCAAACTCTCAGAACAAAGCTTGACAAAGAGTTTGAAAAAGCAGAGAAGTCTTTTAAAAAGCTGAAAGGAGAGGACTTCTTCTGTGAAGATGATGCATTAAAAGCCGCAGAGAAATGGATTCAAGATTTCCCCTCAATTGTGTTTGAAAATGTTGATTTGAAAGCCATTAAAAAACGTGAATCGGGTAAAAGAGGCAGACCTTCAAAAGATGAGAAATTAAAGACTTATTACAGGATTGATGGCAGTTTAAAGACTAATGAAGCTTTTGTTTTGAAAGAAATGGAGAAAATGGGACTTTTCATTCTTGCAAGTAATGATATCAGTATTTCTCCTGAAGATATGCTGAAGTATTACAAAGGACAGGACAATGTAGAAAAAGGATTCAGGTTCTTGAAAAGTGATACGTTTAGCATATCGAAAGTTTACCTCAAGAAAAAATCCCGAATTGAAGCACTGACTATGATAATGGTTCTCTGCTTAATGATTTATTCAATTGCAGAATGGAAATTAAGAACAAAGTTAGAAGAAGAAAATGAAACGGTTCCAGATCAAAAAGGGAAGCCAACAAAAAGACCTACAATGAGATGGATATTTTTCAATTTCCAGGGAATTACAGAACTTAGGATTCAGAAACAAGGAGAAATAGAGTCCGAAATATTGAATATGGAGGATATTCACTGGAAGATACTGAGGCTCATGGGAGAAAAATATGAAAATATCTATCTCTAA
- a CDS encoding Nmad3 family putative nucleotide modification protein, which produces MKAMLLRVGIDTGSGGTLGPIFKDGSFEYIPIPEGYLSEEDKTYGNTIGRKGLPLSTYVFKSLKDVGILHSAG; this is translated from the coding sequence ATGAAAGCAATGTTGTTACGTGTTGGTATTGATACAGGAAGCGGGGGAACACTTGGACCTATTTTTAAAGACGGTTCTTTTGAGTACATCCCTATTCCTGAAGGCTATCTGTCAGAAGAAGATAAAACTTACGGAAACACAATCGGTAGAAAAGGTTTACCATTGTCTACTTACGTTTTTAAAAGCCTCAAAGACGTTGGGATCCTACATTCGGCAGGTTGA
- a CDS encoding GYD domain-containing protein, giving the protein MQDYLIQISYTPEAVARLVKNPENREEVARFLMEKLGGKLKGFWVSFGEYDLVEIATLPDNVSAEALTMVLLAGGAVKMVRTTPLMSVNEGMEAMEKAAKLELEYRPPGK; this is encoded by the coding sequence ATGCAAGATTACCTGATTCAAATATCCTATACGCCTGAAGCGGTAGCCAGATTAGTAAAAAATCCGGAAAATCGCGAAGAAGTGGCACGTTTTTTAATGGAAAAACTTGGGGGAAAACTTAAAGGTTTCTGGGTTTCATTTGGTGAATATGACTTGGTAGAAATTGCGACATTACCTGATAATGTAAGTGCAGAAGCCCTAACAATGGTTCTCCTGGCTGGAGGTGCCGTAAAGATGGTCAGGACCACACCGTTGATGTCGGTCAACGAAGGCATGGAGGCTATGGAGAAAGCAGCGAAGCTGGAACTGGAATACAGACCACCAGGCAAATAA
- a CDS encoding GYD domain-containing protein, giving the protein MQDYLIQIAYTPEAVATLVANPQNREEMARSLIEKLGGKLKGIWNSLGDYDLVEIATLPDDESAAALSMAILAGGAIKISRTTPLLSLNDGMEAMEKASKLEYKPPGNF; this is encoded by the coding sequence ATGCAAGATTACCTGATTCAAATAGCATACACGCCTGAAGCAGTAGCTACGTTAGTAGCGAATCCTCAAAATCGTGAAGAAATGGCACGCTCTTTAATTGAAAAACTTGGGGGAAAACTTAAAGGTATCTGGAACTCACTTGGCGATTATGATCTGGTGGAAATAGCAACATTACCTGATGATGAGAGTGCAGCAGCCCTATCTATGGCTATCCTGGCTGGAGGTGCTATAAAGATCTCCAGGACTACACCGTTGCTGTCACTCAACGACGGCATGGAGGCTATGGAGAAAGCATCGAAGCTTGAATACAAACCGCCGGGCAATTTTTAA
- a CDS encoding nucleotidyltransferase family protein yields the protein MEDKEIHIDVNQIRLLILERKDEIKEKFKAEIIGIFGSYARGEEKEGSDIDVLVRFGEGASLFELVGLGDYLEDLFGISVDVVSERALHPMMKDDVLRELVPV from the coding sequence ATGGAAGATAAAGAAATACACATTGATGTCAATCAGATCCGGCTTCTTATCCTGGAAAGAAAGGATGAAATAAAAGAAAAATTCAAAGCTGAGATCATTGGAATTTTTGGTTCATATGCACGTGGAGAGGAAAAAGAGGGAAGTGATATTGATGTCCTGGTAAGATTTGGAGAAGGAGCATCCCTTTTTGAGCTTGTGGGGCTTGGAGATTACCTCGAAGATCTTTTTGGAATCTCAGTGGATGTTGTTTCGGAGAGAGCTCTTCACCCGATGATGAAGGATGACGTGCTAAGAGAACTGGTGCCGGTATGA
- a CDS encoding SDR family oxidoreductase, whose product MKNLFDLTGRVAIVTGASSGLGVEFARALANQGADIAIVARREEKLKEVQKEIEKIGVTCRYYICDVMQTDQIKSAVEKIEKDFGKIDILVNNAGLGLVDAADKTSDEMWRNMIDTNLNGVFFFAREVGKVMLKQKYGRIINIGSIHSTVSMKGMPVTAYCSTKGGVLMLTKSLATEWAKEGITVNAIGPGYFALGMAEGVVADPEFAKIIEFMCPMGRAGQTGDLDTTVVYLASEASKYITGQIITVDGGWTAL is encoded by the coding sequence ATGAAAAATCTATTTGATTTAACTGGAAGAGTTGCGATTGTAACAGGTGCTTCATCGGGCCTTGGAGTTGAGTTTGCCAGGGCTTTGGCAAACCAGGGTGCAGATATTGCTATAGTTGCACGCCGTGAAGAAAAATTAAAGGAAGTCCAGAAGGAGATCGAAAAAATCGGCGTAACCTGCCGGTATTACATTTGTGACGTGATGCAAACAGACCAGATTAAAAGTGCGGTTGAAAAAATAGAGAAAGACTTCGGCAAAATAGATATACTTGTAAACAATGCCGGTCTCGGGCTTGTTGACGCTGCGGATAAAACAAGTGATGAAATGTGGCGCAATATGATTGATACCAACCTGAATGGTGTTTTTTTCTTTGCGCGGGAAGTCGGGAAAGTAATGCTGAAGCAGAAATACGGAAGAATCATTAACATAGGATCGATTCATTCGACTGTGTCGATGAAAGGAATGCCGGTCACAGCCTACTGCTCTACAAAAGGCGGAGTTTTAATGCTCACCAAGTCCCTGGCAACCGAATGGGCAAAAGAAGGCATTACCGTGAATGCGATCGGACCCGGTTATTTTGCCCTGGGAATGGCTGAAGGGGTTGTTGCTGACCCGGAATTTGCAAAAATTATTGAATTTATGTGCCCTATGGGACGTGCAGGACAGACAGGAGACCTGGATACAACGGTTGTTTACCTCGCGTCCGAAGCATCAAAATATATTACAGGCCAGATAATTACGGTTGACGGCGGCTGGACGGCACTTTAA
- a CDS encoding ATP-dependent DNA helicase — translation MGDKRFLELIIKEPKELSDSQKKAVLSDRRHIRIIAGAGAGKTETLTRKIVCLLLYENVKPASIVAFTFTEKAAQGMKSRVYDRVRQLGGEEICAKLGEMYIGTIHGYCSFLLENHFKFGDYGVLDENQETAFLMRVGWELGFGKNGNYTQNCRTFLKNLNVVYGELIPENNLKKKAPEFYKCFKKYEEILDSHKRLTFNRMINLALTNLQEKQNVLSDVKYLIVDEYQDINRAQEKLIQLIGLNSEIFIVGDPRQTIYQWRGSDEKCFEDFAVKHIDAETISINENRRSGRQIIEVSNQFSDYFEDEYDHLDPVRKEEGAVYIAKLSDNIHEAKWIADQIEKHVDAGKCSYGDIGILLRSVNTSAPPFIDIFRERNIPFIVGGKVGLFRRPEIQTMGKLFAWLYDKGFWYESQWDRENKEEGEELLYSALESWNDGVPSCKLHSEVIKKLENWKKNTLDSKYESFTEVYHELLVLLNYLNLDSEDPNHAVIMANLGRFSSLLTDFESANMLGGRQRNWERDLKNLCWYMNSYASGSYEEQPGDDIRGVDAVQLMTVHQAKGLEWPLVFVPAMNARRFPSSMAGREQTWMIPRNMFDAEKYEGDIESEKKLFYVALTRAKDVLVVSHFGTLNGRNSGESTFISEGLRDSKTTKLSAKDELPLHDLTSSKISDEILTYTPSEIILYRKCPYFYRLNQIWGYEPGFKERIGYGNTLHFCLQQAADLIKNEGYSPISAISTAVDENFYMPFVNKIQGEKIKEAAKRKLISFVKKHETDMHNIQEVEARIEFPLQKATITGKIDVIIHDGDQLEVRDYKTSDSVITEAESAMQIQMYSIGMKILGENVTKGSVAYLSDAKVAYVEVDDSRLEETKKQVERHIEGIKNRSFKPCTGEFCNKCELTKICRWKKR, via the coding sequence ATGGGTGATAAAAGATTTCTGGAATTGATAATTAAAGAACCGAAAGAACTATCTGATAGTCAGAAAAAAGCCGTTCTATCAGACAGAAGACATATCAGGATTATTGCTGGAGCTGGCGCCGGGAAAACTGAAACACTCACAAGAAAAATTGTGTGTTTGCTTCTTTACGAAAATGTTAAACCAGCATCTATTGTTGCTTTCACATTTACGGAAAAAGCAGCGCAGGGGATGAAAAGTCGAGTTTATGATCGTGTCCGCCAACTTGGTGGTGAAGAGATATGTGCCAAACTGGGGGAAATGTACATTGGCACAATACATGGTTACTGCTCTTTTTTACTAGAGAACCATTTTAAGTTTGGAGACTATGGAGTTCTTGACGAAAATCAAGAAACTGCTTTTCTAATGCGTGTGGGATGGGAGCTTGGGTTTGGTAAAAATGGAAATTACACCCAGAACTGCCGGACATTTCTTAAAAATCTTAACGTGGTATATGGGGAGCTAATACCAGAAAACAATCTAAAAAAGAAAGCTCCAGAATTCTATAAGTGTTTTAAAAAATATGAAGAAATCTTAGATTCCCATAAGAGGTTGACATTTAATAGAATGATCAATCTAGCCCTAACAAATTTACAAGAGAAGCAAAACGTACTCTCAGATGTAAAATATCTGATTGTTGACGAATACCAGGATATAAATAGGGCTCAGGAAAAACTTATACAGTTAATAGGACTGAATTCCGAGATTTTTATTGTGGGAGATCCCAGGCAAACTATTTACCAGTGGCGGGGATCAGATGAGAAGTGTTTTGAAGATTTTGCAGTAAAGCACATAGATGCCGAAACTATTTCTATTAATGAAAATAGAAGGAGTGGCAGGCAAATTATAGAAGTTTCAAATCAGTTCTCAGATTATTTTGAAGATGAATATGACCATCTTGATCCTGTGAGAAAAGAAGAGGGTGCAGTATATATTGCAAAACTTTCGGATAACATCCATGAAGCAAAATGGATTGCGGATCAGATAGAGAAACATGTAGATGCTGGAAAGTGTTCATATGGTGATATTGGAATACTACTTCGCAGTGTAAATACATCAGCGCCTCCATTCATTGATATATTCAGGGAAAGAAACATACCTTTTATTGTAGGAGGTAAAGTTGGTCTTTTCCGCAGGCCTGAAATTCAAACTATGGGCAAACTTTTCGCCTGGCTTTACGATAAAGGATTCTGGTACGAAAGCCAATGGGATCGAGAAAATAAAGAGGAAGGAGAAGAGCTCCTCTATTCTGCACTTGAAAGCTGGAATGATGGAGTTCCTAGCTGTAAATTACATAGCGAAGTAATTAAAAAGCTCGAAAACTGGAAAAAAAATACGCTTGATTCAAAATACGAAAGCTTTACAGAAGTGTACCATGAACTTCTCGTCCTGTTAAATTACCTTAACCTTGATTCAGAAGATCCAAATCATGCTGTGATAATGGCAAACTTGGGAAGGTTTAGCTCTCTTTTAACTGATTTTGAATCTGCAAATATGCTTGGTGGCAGGCAGAGAAACTGGGAAAGAGATTTGAAGAATCTCTGCTGGTATATGAATAGTTATGCATCAGGCTCTTATGAAGAGCAGCCGGGAGACGACATCCGAGGAGTAGATGCTGTTCAGTTGATGACAGTACACCAAGCAAAGGGACTTGAATGGCCACTGGTCTTTGTCCCAGCTATGAACGCTAGGCGTTTTCCATCGAGTATGGCAGGAAGAGAGCAAACATGGATGATCCCAAGGAATATGTTTGATGCCGAGAAATATGAGGGAGATATAGAGAGTGAAAAGAAACTTTTCTATGTTGCTCTCACGAGGGCAAAGGATGTGCTTGTTGTTAGCCACTTTGGAACGCTAAACGGCAGAAACTCAGGAGAAAGCACTTTTATCAGTGAAGGGCTTCGGGATTCAAAGACTACGAAATTATCTGCAAAAGACGAACTACCTTTGCATGACCTAACAAGTTCCAAAATTTCAGATGAGATACTTACGTACACCCCCTCCGAGATTATCCTATACCGGAAATGCCCTTACTTTTACAGATTAAACCAAATCTGGGGTTACGAGCCGGGATTCAAAGAGAGAATCGGTTATGGAAATACTCTACATTTCTGCCTTCAGCAAGCAGCAGATCTGATTAAAAATGAAGGGTACAGCCCCATAAGTGCAATTTCAACAGCAGTCGATGAGAATTTCTATATGCCCTTTGTAAATAAGATACAGGGAGAAAAAATAAAGGAAGCAGCTAAGAGAAAGCTCATAAGTTTTGTGAAAAAGCATGAAACGGATATGCATAATATACAGGAAGTTGAAGCAAGGATAGAGTTTCCACTCCAAAAAGCCACAATTACTGGAAAAATTGACGTTATAATTCATGATGGAGATCAGCTGGAAGTTCGTGACTATAAAACATCAGATAGCGTTATCACAGAAGCTGAATCTGCCATGCAAATCCAGATGTACTCAATAGGAATGAAAATTCTTGGGGAAAATGTGACTAAGGGTTCTGTAGCATATCTCTCAGACGCAAAAGTCGCATATGTGGAAGTAGATGATTCCAGACTTGAAGAAACAAAAAAACAAGTAGAAAGACATATAGAGGGAATAAAAAACCGTAGCTTCAAACCATGTACAGGGGAATTTTGTAATAAGTGTGAACTTACAAAGATATGTAGATGGAAAAAAAGATGA
- a CDS encoding site-specific DNA-methyltransferase, which yields MIDDYTQKLQELLHTLFQFDSTDLDFGIYRIMNQKRSEIEKFINKDLINAVEEALEKYRASEKRALASPSLAKKWVQAATLNNLGVSATEIAGTTIINPLINPLLGDFPAYGIETSEEYLQSNEIERKTWDSEFGDDETTFEQHKAEIFSHIYHFFSRYYDKGDFISLQRYSKQQKYAIPYNGEEVMLHWANKGQYFIKTGKNFQNYVFKDDGKTYTTHFRISNTPIEKNSNKDENRFFILKRKSKIETEDETEVLEPIFYYPENKELTILFEYRGLTKEEEKEFGTKNVQDKILDEIETKILAIIKDPDLKKVLTRPIDGKKNFLRKHLNRYVRENNTDYFIHKNLKRFLTNELDFYIKNEIFDLDNILESGNEAKMERYVGRVKVFKTICLKIIDFLSQIEEFQKKLFEKKKFVLTSEYCMTIDNVPEFIYPNILQNKAQLEEWEKLYGIRIKNQKSLYDLESQIIDLKANPYLVIDTKFFDQSFKDCLLSNFNDLDEATGGLMINSENWQALNLLLNKYTEQIKCIYIDPPYNTGKDKFPYKDRYMHSCWLSLLSQTIQSSKGILTLDGIFFCSIDSNEAHNLKQVFNEYFGSDNYLADLIWDLGTGTTAGHFTRSHEYIYSYAKNKKMLDNFDYTDGGTITHGALKKISKANPASEILFPAGIEFEGDKDEFSGCIGGSEKEYIISEKMEFENGKLKKPVIIKAGWAMKKQILNWLEGKETYDTKGQKVTKFYFNKNGILCYEKEKSKINPKTVISKLTNTKEGTSTLKNVINEDIDLYPKPPKLLEFLINLGSQDEASIILDFFAGSGTTAHAILNLNKEECGNRKYILIEMGDYFDSVLKPRIKKIIYSKDWKDERPQSKDGQSHIFKYLTLEQYEDTLNNIEFGEKSSFQRRLNGFSDYMLHYMLDFETAYSPCRLNITKLKNPFNYTLKVSDQNELREQVVDLVETFNYLLGIHVKKVKTFENNGTYYRVIYGFKVQGENERKENIIVVWRCTVGLDLKEDKNFIESTVLSEKEPDSKVYVNSDFAVEGAFPIEPTFSRLMGA from the coding sequence TTGATAGATGATTACACCCAAAAACTCCAGGAACTCTTACATACGCTTTTCCAGTTCGATTCGACAGATCTGGATTTTGGAATTTATCGCATAATGAACCAGAAGCGCAGTGAGATTGAAAAGTTCATAAATAAAGATTTGATCAACGCAGTTGAAGAGGCACTTGAAAAGTACAGAGCATCCGAAAAAAGAGCTCTGGCCTCTCCTTCTTTAGCAAAGAAATGGGTTCAAGCAGCAACTTTGAACAATTTAGGAGTTTCAGCTACGGAGATTGCAGGTACGACCATCATAAACCCTTTAATTAATCCTTTACTCGGAGATTTCCCTGCATACGGAATTGAAACTTCAGAAGAGTATTTACAAAGCAATGAAATAGAGAGAAAAACTTGGGATTCAGAATTTGGAGACGATGAAACAACCTTTGAACAGCACAAAGCCGAGATTTTCTCTCACATTTATCACTTTTTCTCACGCTACTACGACAAAGGAGATTTCATATCGCTCCAGCGCTATTCAAAACAGCAGAAATACGCCATCCCCTATAACGGTGAAGAGGTCATGCTTCACTGGGCAAACAAGGGTCAGTACTTCATAAAAACAGGAAAGAACTTCCAAAACTATGTTTTCAAGGATGACGGGAAGACTTACACCACACATTTCAGGATTTCAAACACCCCTATAGAAAAGAACAGCAACAAAGATGAAAACCGGTTCTTCATACTGAAAAGAAAAAGCAAGATTGAAACTGAAGATGAGACGGAAGTTCTGGAACCTATTTTTTATTATCCTGAGAATAAAGAACTTACCATCCTCTTTGAATACCGAGGATTGACAAAGGAAGAAGAGAAGGAGTTTGGTACTAAGAATGTGCAGGACAAAATTCTTGATGAAATAGAAACCAAAATTCTTGCTATCATAAAAGATCCAGACCTGAAAAAGGTACTTACAAGACCTATAGACGGAAAAAAGAATTTCCTGCGAAAACACCTTAACCGCTATGTGCGAGAAAATAATACTGATTACTTTATCCACAAGAACCTCAAGCGCTTCCTGACCAATGAACTTGATTTCTACATCAAAAATGAAATCTTCGACCTTGACAACATTCTCGAATCAGGAAACGAAGCAAAGATGGAGCGTTATGTAGGAAGAGTAAAGGTCTTTAAAACAATCTGCCTAAAGATTATTGACTTCCTCTCCCAGATAGAAGAGTTCCAAAAAAAGCTCTTTGAGAAAAAAAAGTTTGTCCTAACATCTGAATACTGCATGACTATAGACAATGTACCTGAATTTATCTATCCCAACATTCTGCAAAATAAAGCCCAGCTTGAAGAATGGGAAAAACTCTATGGTATCAGAATAAAGAATCAGAAAAGTCTCTATGATCTTGAATCCCAGATCATAGATCTCAAAGCAAATCCTTACCTTGTAATTGATACAAAGTTCTTTGACCAATCCTTCAAAGACTGCCTCCTTTCAAACTTCAATGACCTCGATGAAGCAACTGGAGGTCTGATGATAAATAGTGAAAATTGGCAGGCATTGAATTTATTATTAAACAAGTACACTGAACAGATAAAATGTATTTATATTGATCCGCCTTACAATACTGGAAAGGATAAGTTTCCATATAAAGATCGATATATGCACAGTTGTTGGTTATCTTTACTATCACAAACAATTCAATCTTCAAAAGGAATTCTAACATTAGACGGAATTTTCTTTTGTAGTATTGATAGCAACGAGGCTCATAACTTAAAACAAGTTTTTAATGAATATTTTGGCAGTGATAATTATCTCGCAGACCTAATATGGGACCTTGGTACAGGTACAACTGCTGGGCATTTTACGAGATCGCACGAATATATATATTCATATGCAAAAAATAAAAAAATGTTAGATAATTTTGATTATACAGACGGCGGTACTATAACACATGGTGCACTGAAAAAAATATCAAAAGCCAATCCAGCAAGTGAAATTCTATTTCCGGCAGGAATAGAATTCGAGGGAGATAAAGATGAGTTTTCTGGATGCATTGGTGGCTCTGAAAAGGAATATATAATTAGTGAAAAAATGGAATTTGAAAATGGTAAATTAAAAAAGCCAGTAATAATCAAAGCTGGATGGGCAATGAAAAAACAAATACTGAATTGGCTTGAAGGAAAAGAGACTTACGATACAAAAGGACAAAAGGTTACAAAATTTTACTTCAATAAAAATGGTATCCTATGTTATGAAAAAGAAAAAAGTAAAATAAATCCAAAAACAGTAATATCAAAATTAACTAATACAAAAGAAGGAACGTCCACATTAAAAAATGTTATAAATGAAGATATTGATTTATATCCAAAACCTCCAAAACTTCTGGAATTTTTAATAAATTTAGGATCTCAAGATGAAGCATCAATAATTCTTGATTTCTTTGCCGGTTCTGGTACAACTGCCCATGCAATTCTCAACTTAAACAAAGAAGAATGTGGAAACCGAAAATATATACTTATAGAGATGGGTGACTATTTTGACTCAGTCCTAAAACCTCGTATCAAAAAAATAATATACTCAAAAGATTGGAAAGATGAAAGACCCCAATCAAAAGACGGGCAAAGTCATATTTTCAAATACCTTACACTTGAACAGTACGAGGATACCTTAAATAACATAGAATTTGGAGAAAAAAGCTCATTTCAGAGAAGACTTAATGGTTTTTCGGACTACATGTTACATTACATGCTCGACTTTGAAACTGCATATAGTCCCTGCAGGTTAAACATAACAAAGCTTAAAAACCCTTTTAACTATACTCTCAAAGTTTCTGATCAGAATGAACTTCGGGAACAGGTTGTAGACCTTGTAGAGACTTTCAACTACCTTCTCGGAATCCATGTGAAGAAAGTTAAAACTTTCGAAAATAATGGCACCTATTACCGTGTGATTTATGGGTTTAAGGTTCAGGGGGAGAACGAGAGAAAGGAAAATATTATTGTGGTATGGCGGTGCACCGTAGGACTTGATCTCAAAGAGGATAAAAATTTTATTGAAAGTACCGTTCTCTCGGAAAAGGAACCTGATTCAAAGGTTTATGTAAACTCGGACTTTGCTGTG
- a CDS encoding Nmad3 family putative nucleotide modification protein — protein MHFDPEFKTYTYGDPTSKRSSLLRLQKNDLLVFYAGLKPYNQKKEEAALYIIGYFTVKEVIDFNLLSTEEREKYCKRCKNNAHIKRMEILGEEHLDDLVIIMGQKNGSKLLDKAIKISEKGSDSIGRNLHVVSKKMRPIFGFEGSIQRSRPREVKEEYVDKLKNLLFVE, from the coding sequence ATGCATTTTGACCCTGAGTTTAAAACCTACACTTATGGAGATCCGACAAGTAAAAGAAGTTCTCTCCTGAGATTGCAAAAAAATGACTTATTGGTTTTTTACGCAGGACTAAAACCTTACAATCAAAAAAAGGAAGAAGCAGCATTATATATTATTGGATATTTCACAGTTAAAGAAGTTATCGATTTTAACCTCTTGAGCACTGAAGAAAGAGAGAAGTATTGCAAGAGATGCAAAAATAATGCTCATATAAAGAGAATGGAAATTTTAGGAGAAGAGCATCTTGATGATCTGGTCATAATTATGGGCCAAAAAAACGGGAGTAAATTACTTGATAAAGCCATAAAGATCAGTGAGAAAGGCAGTGATTCTATAGGTAGAAATCTTCACGTAGTTTCTAAAAAAATGAGGCCAATTTTTGGATTCGAAGGCTCTATTCAGAGGAGCAGACCTAGGGAAGTAAAGGAAGAATATGTGGATAAATTGAAAAACTTGCTTTTTGTAGAATAA